One Aegilops tauschii subsp. strangulata cultivar AL8/78 chromosome 7, Aet v6.0, whole genome shotgun sequence genomic window carries:
- the LOC109775202 gene encoding protein POOR HOMOLOGOUS SYNAPSIS 1 isoform X1, with protein MVAVGAGDDGWARLTSRSDAAEGQGRRQEWEVEFARYFASPLRDTSTPPPPPPPGVRYVTSATDCRPGAWLPAATPAALRVSRSSHPSAAPVLTVSVVGVVFEEHFVSILNFSWPQLTCGGQCPGSGSRVVFVSFCDKSKQIQKFALRFPQLGDMESFLNCVKECLGDTMDITSSGCDYICEDSSSRSEYIASNELPHSFEEPASDHRTEAPALCYHEEPDLSVSEPLFTSNIDNINSGFPLSFTEMLTNLSTETEHALCMYGSDAVDLHQLAETDHPQEVMYGGSDAEDLHQTDHPQEVVHAGSDAEDRHQLSGTDRPQEVFTQDTCHDVFPSMAVASNENTADKETDTSKSTKEIDTSKSTSDIMARIKTYMADESFHDMLSKLERVIDELGVDLSLYS; from the exons ATGGTGGCGGTGGGCGCCGGCGACGACGGCTGGGCGCGGCTCACCTCGCGCTCTGACGCCGCGGAGGGCCAGGGGCGGAGGCAGGAATGGGAGGTGGAGTTCGCCCGCTACTTCGCTTCCCCCCTGCGCGAcacctcgacgccgccgccgccgccgccgcccggcgtcCGTTACGTCACCAGCGCCACGGATTGCCGTCCCGGCGCCTGGCTCCCCGCCGCCACCCCTGCCGCTCTTCGCGTCTCCCGCTCCAGCCACCCCTCCGCGGCCCCAGTCCTCACCGTCTCCGTCGTCGGCGTCGTCTTC GAGGAGCACTTTGTGTCTATCCTCAACTTCTCATGGCCTCAGCTCACATGTGGGGGACAATGCCCAGGAAGTGGGAGCAGGGTGGTCTTTGTGAGCTTTTGTGATAAATCCAAGCAG ATACAGAAGTTTGCTCTACGTTTTCCACAGCTCGGTGATATGGAGTCGTTCTTAAATTGCGTGAAG GAATGCTTAGGTGACACCATGGATATCACATCATCTGGATGCGACTACATATGTGAAGATTCATCATCACGATCAGAATATATTGCTTCCAATGAACTTCCCCACAG CTTCGAGGAGCCAGCTTCAGATCACAGGACAGAGGCACCAGCATTATGCTACCATGAGGAACCAGACCTGTCTGTTTCTGAACCTCTCTTTACTTCCAACATTGACAATATCAACTCTGGTTTCCCTCTTAGTTTCACTGAAATGCTGACAAATTTGTCAACTGAGACTGAACATG CATTGTGCATGTACGGATCAGATGCAGTGGACCTGCATCAACTGGCTGAAACTGACCATCCTCAAGAGGTAATGTATGGCGGATCAGATGCGGAGGACCTGCATCAAACTGACCATCCTCAAGAGGTAGTGCATGCCGGATCAGATGCGGAGGACCGGCATCAACTGAGTGGAACTGACCGTCCTCAAGAG GTGTTCACACAAGATACTTGTCATGATG TATTTCCTTCAATGGCAGTTGCCAGTAATGAAAATACTGCTGATAAAGAAACTGATACTAGCAAGTCAACAAAAGAAATTGATACTAGTAAATCAACAAGTGATATTATGGCAAGGATAAAG ACATATATGGCTGATGAGTCATTCCATG ATATGCTGTCCAAGCTTGAGAGAGTCATTGATGAACTGGGTGTGGACTTGTCACTCTACTCCTAG
- the LOC109775202 gene encoding protein POOR HOMOLOGOUS SYNAPSIS 1 isoform X2, with the protein MVAVGAGDDGWARLTSRSDAAEGQGRRQEWEVEFARYFASPLRDTSTPPPPPPPGVRYVTSATDCRPGAWLPAATPAALRVSRSSHPSAAPVLTVSVVGVVFEEHFVSILNFSWPQLTCGGQCPGSGSRVVFVSFCDKSKQIQKFALRFPQLGDMESFLNCVKECLGDTMDITSSGCDYICEDSSSRSEYIASNELPHSFEEPASDHRTEAPALCYHEEPDLSVSEPLFTSNIDNINSGFPLSFTEMLTNLSTETEHALCMYGSDAVDLHQLAETDHPQEVMYGGSDAEDLHQTDHPQEVVHAGSDAEDRHQLSGTDRPQEVFTQDTCHDVASNENTADKETDTSKSTKEIDTSKSTSDIMARIKTYMADESFHDMLSKLERVIDELGVDLSLYS; encoded by the exons ATGGTGGCGGTGGGCGCCGGCGACGACGGCTGGGCGCGGCTCACCTCGCGCTCTGACGCCGCGGAGGGCCAGGGGCGGAGGCAGGAATGGGAGGTGGAGTTCGCCCGCTACTTCGCTTCCCCCCTGCGCGAcacctcgacgccgccgccgccgccgccgcccggcgtcCGTTACGTCACCAGCGCCACGGATTGCCGTCCCGGCGCCTGGCTCCCCGCCGCCACCCCTGCCGCTCTTCGCGTCTCCCGCTCCAGCCACCCCTCCGCGGCCCCAGTCCTCACCGTCTCCGTCGTCGGCGTCGTCTTC GAGGAGCACTTTGTGTCTATCCTCAACTTCTCATGGCCTCAGCTCACATGTGGGGGACAATGCCCAGGAAGTGGGAGCAGGGTGGTCTTTGTGAGCTTTTGTGATAAATCCAAGCAG ATACAGAAGTTTGCTCTACGTTTTCCACAGCTCGGTGATATGGAGTCGTTCTTAAATTGCGTGAAG GAATGCTTAGGTGACACCATGGATATCACATCATCTGGATGCGACTACATATGTGAAGATTCATCATCACGATCAGAATATATTGCTTCCAATGAACTTCCCCACAG CTTCGAGGAGCCAGCTTCAGATCACAGGACAGAGGCACCAGCATTATGCTACCATGAGGAACCAGACCTGTCTGTTTCTGAACCTCTCTTTACTTCCAACATTGACAATATCAACTCTGGTTTCCCTCTTAGTTTCACTGAAATGCTGACAAATTTGTCAACTGAGACTGAACATG CATTGTGCATGTACGGATCAGATGCAGTGGACCTGCATCAACTGGCTGAAACTGACCATCCTCAAGAGGTAATGTATGGCGGATCAGATGCGGAGGACCTGCATCAAACTGACCATCCTCAAGAGGTAGTGCATGCCGGATCAGATGCGGAGGACCGGCATCAACTGAGTGGAACTGACCGTCCTCAAGAG GTGTTCACACAAGATACTTGTCATGATG TTGCCAGTAATGAAAATACTGCTGATAAAGAAACTGATACTAGCAAGTCAACAAAAGAAATTGATACTAGTAAATCAACAAGTGATATTATGGCAAGGATAAAG ACATATATGGCTGATGAGTCATTCCATG ATATGCTGTCCAAGCTTGAGAGAGTCATTGATGAACTGGGTGTGGACTTGTCACTCTACTCCTAG
- the LOC109775203 gene encoding peroxidase 5 translates to MSRLSMATLLLVSLLLATAPRLAVVEAVVVEGLTVGFYNRTCPEAEQVVRDVVTNDYGMDHTIAPGLIRIFFHDCFITGCDASILLDESPSGDVPEKESSANGFTLHGLQTIDVAKASLEAMCPRTVSCSDILSFAARDAAVAAGLPSYEVPAGRRDGTHSRMDDLPGNFPVPGHTVPRLTELFASRGLSQQDLVTLSGAHSIGGAHCFMFSNRIYGFSKTADIDPSLDPAFAQRLRKMCPRPKPDDIPQQAPKVNFDERTGEKLDNAYYQELLARRSLLTSDNTLALDPQTRPLVEQYAKDDALFQQRFGEAMQKVSKLDVIVKKNKGQIRRDCRMVNKARGVRWMPIHFLKPPKHPMLQMINWFIRGFQQD, encoded by the exons ATGTCGCGGCTCTCGatggcgacgctgctcctagtcTCCCTTTTGCTGGCGACGGCCCCGCGCCTCGCCGTCGTCGAGGCGGTCGTCGTCGAAGGCCTGACGGTGGGGTTCTACAACAGGACGTGCCCGGAGGCCGAGCAGGTGGTCCGCGACGTGGTGACGAACGACTACGGCATGGACCACACCATCGCCCCGGGCCTCATCCGCATCTTCTTCCACGACTGCTTCATCACG GGGTGCGACGCGTCCATCCTGCTGGACGAGTCTCCGTCGGGCGACGTCCCGGAGAAGGAGTCGTCGGCGAACGGGTTCACCCTGCACGGCCTGCAGACGATCGACGTGGCCAAGGCGAGCCTCGAGGCCATGTGCCCGCGCACGGTGTCGTGCTCCGACATCCTGTCGTTCGCGGCGCGCgatgcggcggtggcggcggggctgCCGAGCTACGAGGTGCCCGCCGGGCGGCGCGACGGCACGCACTCCCGGATGGACGACCTGCCGGGCAACTTCCCGGTGCCGGGGCACACGGTGCCGCGGCTGACGGAGCTGTTCGCGAGCCGGGGCCTGTCGCAGCAGGACCTGGTGACGCTCTCCGGCGCGCACTCCATCGGGGGCGCGCACTGCTTCATGTTCTCCAACCGCATCTACGGCTTCTCCAAGACGGCGGACATCGACCCGTCGCTGGACCCGGCGTTCGCGCAGCGGCTGCGGAAGATGTGCCCGCGGCCCAAGCCGGACGACATCCCGCAGCAGGCGCCCAAGGTGAACTTCGACGAGCGCACCGGGGAGAAGCTGGACAACGCCTACTACCAGGAGCTGCTGGCGCGGCGGAGCCTGCTGACCTCGGACAACACGCTGGCGCTGGACCCGCAGACGAGGCCGCTGGTGGAGCAGTACGCCAAGGACGACGCGCTGTTCCAGCAGAGGTTCGGGGAGGCGATGCAGAAGGTGAGCAAGCTGGACGTGATCGTCAAGAAGAACAAGGGGCAGATCAGGCGGGACTGCCGGATGGTGAACAAGGCCAGGGGGGTCCGCTGGATGCCCATCCACTTTCTCAAGCCCCCCAAGCACCCCATGCTCCAGATGATCAACTGGTTCATCCGTGGCTTCCAGCAGGACTAA
- the LOC109775202 gene encoding protein POOR HOMOLOGOUS SYNAPSIS 1 isoform X3, producing MVAVGAGDDGWARLTSRSDAAEGQGRRQEWEVEFARYFASPLRDTSTPPPPPPPGVRYVTSATDCRPGAWLPAATPAALRVSRSSHPSAAPVLTVSVVGVVFEEHFVSILNFSWPQLTCGGQCPGSGSRVVFVSFCDKSKQIQKFALRFPQLGDMESFLNCVKECLGDTMDITSSGCDYICEDSSSRSEYIASNELPHSFEEPASDHRTEAPALCYHEEPDLSVSEPLFTSNIDNINSGFPLSFTEMLTNLSTETEHDAVDLHQLAETDHPQEVMYGGSDAEDLHQTDHPQEVVHAGSDAEDRHQLSGTDRPQEVFTQDTCHDVFPSMAVASNENTADKETDTSKSTKEIDTSKSTSDIMARIKTYMADESFHDMLSKLERVIDELGVDLSLYS from the exons ATGGTGGCGGTGGGCGCCGGCGACGACGGCTGGGCGCGGCTCACCTCGCGCTCTGACGCCGCGGAGGGCCAGGGGCGGAGGCAGGAATGGGAGGTGGAGTTCGCCCGCTACTTCGCTTCCCCCCTGCGCGAcacctcgacgccgccgccgccgccgccgcccggcgtcCGTTACGTCACCAGCGCCACGGATTGCCGTCCCGGCGCCTGGCTCCCCGCCGCCACCCCTGCCGCTCTTCGCGTCTCCCGCTCCAGCCACCCCTCCGCGGCCCCAGTCCTCACCGTCTCCGTCGTCGGCGTCGTCTTC GAGGAGCACTTTGTGTCTATCCTCAACTTCTCATGGCCTCAGCTCACATGTGGGGGACAATGCCCAGGAAGTGGGAGCAGGGTGGTCTTTGTGAGCTTTTGTGATAAATCCAAGCAG ATACAGAAGTTTGCTCTACGTTTTCCACAGCTCGGTGATATGGAGTCGTTCTTAAATTGCGTGAAG GAATGCTTAGGTGACACCATGGATATCACATCATCTGGATGCGACTACATATGTGAAGATTCATCATCACGATCAGAATATATTGCTTCCAATGAACTTCCCCACAG CTTCGAGGAGCCAGCTTCAGATCACAGGACAGAGGCACCAGCATTATGCTACCATGAGGAACCAGACCTGTCTGTTTCTGAACCTCTCTTTACTTCCAACATTGACAATATCAACTCTGGTTTCCCTCTTAGTTTCACTGAAATGCTGACAAATTTGTCAACTGAGACTGAACATG ATGCAGTGGACCTGCATCAACTGGCTGAAACTGACCATCCTCAAGAGGTAATGTATGGCGGATCAGATGCGGAGGACCTGCATCAAACTGACCATCCTCAAGAGGTAGTGCATGCCGGATCAGATGCGGAGGACCGGCATCAACTGAGTGGAACTGACCGTCCTCAAGAG GTGTTCACACAAGATACTTGTCATGATG TATTTCCTTCAATGGCAGTTGCCAGTAATGAAAATACTGCTGATAAAGAAACTGATACTAGCAAGTCAACAAAAGAAATTGATACTAGTAAATCAACAAGTGATATTATGGCAAGGATAAAG ACATATATGGCTGATGAGTCATTCCATG ATATGCTGTCCAAGCTTGAGAGAGTCATTGATGAACTGGGTGTGGACTTGTCACTCTACTCCTAG